The proteins below come from a single Caulobacter flavus genomic window:
- a CDS encoding glutathione peroxidase gives MSVYDFSAKTLQGKDVSLADYRGQVLLIVNTASKCGLTPQYEGLEALYKAHKERGLTILGFPCNQFGAQEPGTAEEIGGFCSLTYDVTFPMMAKIDVNGPTAHPLYAYLKKQQKGVLGTEGIKWNFTKFLIDRDGQVVERFAPTTKPEDLQAAVEALL, from the coding sequence ATGTCGGTCTACGATTTCTCGGCCAAGACGCTGCAAGGCAAGGACGTCAGCCTGGCTGACTATCGCGGCCAGGTGCTGCTGATCGTCAACACGGCCAGCAAGTGCGGCCTGACCCCGCAGTACGAAGGTCTGGAGGCGCTCTACAAGGCGCACAAGGAACGGGGCCTGACCATCCTGGGCTTCCCCTGCAACCAGTTCGGCGCACAGGAGCCGGGGACGGCGGAAGAGATCGGCGGGTTCTGCTCGCTGACCTACGACGTGACCTTTCCGATGATGGCCAAGATCGACGTCAACGGCCCCACGGCCCATCCGCTCTACGCCTATCTGAAGAAGCAGCAGAAGGGCGTGCTGGGCACCGAGGGGATCAAGTGGAACTTCACCAAGTTCCTGATCGACCGCGACGGCCAGGTCGTCGAGCGTTTCGCCCCGACCACCAAGCCTGAGGACCTCCAGGCGGCCGTCGAGGCGCTGTTATAG
- a CDS encoding pyruvate dehydrogenase complex E1 component subunit beta, which translates to MTDILMPALSPTMEEGTLAKWLVKEGDTIKAGDVIAEIETDKATMEVEAVDEGVIEAILVAAGSENVKVNTIIAKLAGEDGASASAPAAAPVVAEAAPAAPVAAAPAPIAAASNFADPELPEGTPTKKITVRDALRDAMAEEMRRDDRVFLMGEEVAQYQGAYKVSRELLQEFGDKRVIDTPITEHGFAGMGVGAAMAGLKPIVEFMTWNFAMQAIDHIINSAAKTLYMSGGQIKSSIVFRGPNGAASRVGAQHSQDYAAWYGNIPGLKVIAPYDAADAKGLLKAAIRDPNPIVFLEHEMMYGHEFDIPDVEDYVVPIGKAKVRRQGTDVTLVAYSRMVGFALQAAEALAAEGISAEVVDLRTIRPMDHATILESVKKTNRLVTVEEGWGPMGIGSEIVARITEFGFDYLDAPPLRVHQEDVPLPYAANLEALSLPSVDKIVKAAKAVCYR; encoded by the coding sequence GTGACGGACATCCTGATGCCCGCGCTTTCCCCCACCATGGAGGAAGGCACCCTGGCCAAGTGGCTGGTCAAGGAAGGCGACACCATCAAGGCCGGCGACGTGATCGCCGAAATCGAGACCGACAAGGCGACGATGGAAGTCGAAGCCGTCGACGAGGGCGTGATCGAGGCCATCCTCGTCGCCGCCGGCTCGGAGAACGTCAAGGTCAACACGATCATCGCCAAGCTGGCCGGTGAAGACGGCGCCTCGGCGTCGGCTCCGGCCGCCGCTCCGGTCGTCGCCGAAGCCGCTCCGGCGGCCCCGGTCGCCGCGGCTCCGGCTCCGATCGCCGCCGCCTCGAACTTCGCGGACCCGGAGCTGCCGGAAGGCACGCCGACCAAGAAGATCACCGTCCGTGACGCCCTGCGCGACGCCATGGCCGAAGAGATGCGTCGCGACGACCGCGTGTTCCTGATGGGCGAGGAAGTCGCCCAGTACCAGGGCGCCTACAAGGTCAGCCGCGAGCTCCTGCAGGAGTTCGGCGACAAGCGCGTCATCGACACCCCGATCACCGAGCACGGCTTCGCCGGCATGGGCGTCGGCGCGGCGATGGCCGGCCTGAAGCCGATCGTCGAGTTCATGACCTGGAACTTCGCCATGCAGGCGATCGACCACATCATCAACTCGGCCGCCAAGACACTCTACATGTCGGGCGGCCAGATCAAGTCGTCGATCGTGTTCCGCGGTCCGAACGGCGCGGCTTCGCGCGTCGGCGCACAGCACAGCCAGGACTACGCGGCCTGGTACGGCAACATCCCAGGCCTGAAGGTCATCGCGCCGTACGACGCGGCCGACGCCAAGGGCCTGCTGAAGGCCGCCATCCGCGACCCGAACCCGATCGTCTTCCTCGAGCACGAGATGATGTACGGGCACGAGTTCGACATCCCGGACGTCGAGGACTACGTCGTGCCGATCGGCAAGGCCAAGGTTCGCCGTCAGGGCACGGACGTGACCCTGGTCGCCTACAGCCGCATGGTGGGCTTCGCCCTGCAGGCCGCCGAGGCGCTGGCCGCCGAAGGCATCTCGGCCGAGGTCGTCGACCTGCGGACCATCCGCCCGATGGACCACGCCACGATCCTGGAAAGCGTCAAGAAGACCAACCGGCTGGTCACGGTCGAGGAAGGCTGGGGCCCGATGGGCATCGGTTCCGAGATCGTCGCCCGCATCACGGAGTTCGGCTTCGACTACCTGGACGCCCCGCCGCTGCGGGTGCACCAGGAAGACGTGCCGCTGCCCTATGCGGCCAACCTGGAAGCCCTGTCGCTGCCGTCGGTCGACAAGATCGTCAAGGCGGCCAAGGCGGTCTGCTACCGCTAA
- a CDS encoding alpha/beta fold hydrolase — MRRFALVLLLALPLFACGEQGSRAPFADSRAPPGLERRFLPPAGWAWGYVQVGEDAVQRYGVSAPHGAATGQVLILTDYGESAETWFETARDLNAKGVVVWILERQAQGGSERLTARRDRGHVESYAPDVTATKAMVRVVIRPDGRLPLTVLGQGQGGLVALRAVEEGLMVDTLVLSAPVFELSALPRPKGQLIEAAQWARRLRLSSRAWPGATDWRRDGPDDRALGLTGDATRGAVNHAWQTANPDLRMGAPSLGLYAAFYEVLDVTARDLSRVKTPVVLLAGEADAVTPPFAQESVCKALADCRQVRLAGGRHALHLERDSVRTLWLEAVLGAIRAAGRPAPATP, encoded by the coding sequence ATGCGTCGCTTCGCTCTCGTTCTGCTGCTCGCCCTGCCCCTATTCGCCTGCGGCGAGCAGGGATCGCGCGCGCCGTTCGCCGACAGCCGCGCGCCGCCCGGACTGGAGCGGCGCTTCCTGCCGCCCGCCGGCTGGGCCTGGGGCTATGTCCAGGTCGGCGAGGACGCGGTGCAGCGCTACGGCGTCTCGGCCCCGCACGGGGCGGCGACCGGCCAGGTGCTGATCCTGACCGACTACGGCGAGAGCGCCGAGACCTGGTTCGAGACGGCGCGCGACCTCAACGCCAAGGGCGTGGTCGTCTGGATCCTGGAACGCCAGGCCCAGGGCGGCTCCGAACGCCTGACCGCCAGGCGCGATCGCGGCCATGTCGAAAGCTACGCCCCCGACGTCACGGCGACCAAGGCCATGGTCAGGGTCGTGATCCGCCCGGACGGACGGCTGCCGCTGACCGTGCTGGGCCAGGGCCAGGGCGGCCTGGTGGCGCTGCGGGCCGTCGAGGAAGGCCTGATGGTCGACACGCTGGTGCTGTCGGCCCCGGTCTTCGAGCTGTCCGCCCTGCCCCGTCCCAAGGGTCAGCTGATCGAGGCGGCCCAATGGGCGCGACGGCTGCGGCTGTCGTCGCGGGCCTGGCCAGGCGCGACCGACTGGCGGCGCGACGGACCGGACGACAGGGCGCTTGGGCTGACAGGCGACGCGACGCGCGGCGCGGTCAATCACGCCTGGCAGACGGCCAATCCCGACCTGCGGATGGGCGCGCCGAGCCTGGGGCTCTACGCGGCCTTCTACGAGGTGCTGGACGTCACGGCCCGCGACCTTTCCCGGGTGAAGACGCCCGTCGTCCTGCTGGCGGGCGAAGCCGACGCCGTCACGCCCCCCTTCGCCCAGGAGAGCGTCTGCAAGGCCTTGGCCGATTGCCGCCAGGTCCGCCTGGCGGGCGGCCGGCACGCCTTGCACCTGGAACGGGATTCGGTGCGGACGCTCTGGCTGGAAGCCGTGCTCGGCGCCATCCGGGCGGCGGGTCGCCCAGCGCCCGCCACGCCTTGA
- the pdhA gene encoding pyruvate dehydrogenase (acetyl-transferring) E1 component subunit alpha yields the protein MARTRKGEAPAEKATDTGVNAFVGKEELLKFYQDMLLIRRFEERAGQLYGMGLIGGFCHLYIGQEAIAVGMQSISHKGDQIITGYRDHGHMLAAGMDPKEVMAELTGRAGGSSRGKGGSMHMFDIATGFYGGHGIVGAQVALGTGLALANHYKGNGNVSYAYFGDGAANQGQVYESFNMAQLWKLPVVYVIENNQYAMGTSVERSASETAFHKRGVSFRIPGEEVDGMDVVAVREAGARASEHARSGQGPYILEMKTYRYRGHSMSDPAKYRTKEEVDEVKTTRDPIDHIKERLAAAGVTEDDLKTVDAEVKRIVAEAAEFARTSPEPDPSELYTDVYLEAAE from the coding sequence ATGGCGCGAACGCGCAAGGGTGAAGCCCCGGCGGAGAAGGCTACCGACACCGGTGTCAATGCCTTCGTCGGCAAGGAAGAGCTTCTCAAATTCTATCAGGACATGCTGCTGATCCGCCGCTTCGAGGAGCGTGCCGGCCAGCTTTACGGCATGGGCCTGATCGGCGGGTTCTGCCACCTCTACATCGGTCAGGAAGCCATCGCGGTCGGCATGCAGTCGATCTCGCACAAGGGCGACCAGATCATCACCGGTTACCGTGACCACGGCCACATGCTGGCCGCCGGCATGGACCCCAAGGAAGTCATGGCCGAGCTCACCGGTCGCGCTGGCGGTTCGTCGCGCGGCAAGGGCGGCTCGATGCACATGTTCGACATCGCCACCGGCTTCTACGGCGGCCACGGCATCGTCGGCGCCCAGGTGGCGCTCGGCACCGGCCTGGCGCTGGCCAATCACTACAAGGGCAACGGCAACGTCTCGTACGCCTATTTCGGCGACGGCGCTGCCAACCAGGGCCAGGTCTACGAGAGCTTCAACATGGCCCAGCTGTGGAAGCTGCCGGTCGTGTACGTGATCGAGAACAACCAGTACGCCATGGGCACCAGCGTCGAGCGTTCGGCGTCGGAAACCGCCTTCCACAAGCGCGGCGTCTCGTTCCGGATCCCGGGCGAGGAAGTCGACGGCATGGACGTGGTGGCCGTGCGTGAAGCCGGCGCCCGCGCCAGCGAGCACGCCCGCAGCGGCCAGGGTCCCTACATCCTCGAGATGAAGACCTACCGCTATCGCGGCCACTCGATGTCCGACCCGGCCAAGTACCGCACCAAGGAAGAAGTCGACGAGGTCAAGACGACCCGCGATCCGATCGACCACATCAAGGAACGCCTGGCCGCGGCCGGCGTCACCGAGGACGATCTGAAGACGGTCGACGCCGAAGTGAAGCGTATCGTGGCCGAAGCGGCCGAATTCGCCCGCACCAGCCCCGAGCCGGATCCCTCCGAACTCTACACCGACGTATACCTGGAGGCCGCCGAGTGA
- a CDS encoding DoxX family protein has protein sequence MERLYVWTPRVLSLLRVIAALLFMEHGLMKLFHFPAPQHGAPDPLPPMLLAAAWLEVVGGGLLVLGLFTRPVAFVLSGQMAVAYFIAHASQGFWPALNGGEAAILFCFVFLYLVFAGPGEWSVDAQVRKRP, from the coding sequence TTGGAACGACTTTACGTATGGACGCCGCGGGTGCTGAGCCTGTTGCGGGTGATCGCCGCCCTGCTCTTCATGGAGCACGGGCTGATGAAGCTGTTCCACTTTCCTGCTCCTCAACACGGCGCGCCCGATCCCCTGCCGCCTATGCTGCTGGCGGCCGCCTGGCTCGAGGTGGTCGGCGGCGGCCTGCTCGTGCTGGGCCTGTTCACCCGCCCGGTGGCCTTCGTCCTGTCGGGCCAGATGGCCGTGGCCTACTTCATCGCCCACGCCAGCCAGGGTTTCTGGCCGGCGCTGAACGGCGGCGAGGCGGCGATCCTGTTCTGCTTCGTCTTTCTCTATCTGGTGTTCGCCGGGCCGGGAGAATGGAGCGTGGATGCTCAGGTGCGGAAACGGCCTTAG
- the lpdA gene encoding dihydrolipoyl dehydrogenase, with product MSTEFDVVVIGAGPGGYVAAIRASQLGLKTAIVERENLGGICLNWGCIPTKALLKSGEIFEQLSHLDSYGLAVEKPSFDFAKIIERSRGVAKTMSGGIAFLMKKHKIEVIEGEAKLEKGSPAPKVVIALKAGGSRTVQAKNVILASGARARNIPAIGAVSDGDKVWTYRDALAPKSMPKSLVVIGSGAIGIEFASFYRALGAEVTVVEAVDRIMPVEDAEVSKAAQKAFEKRGIKFRIGAKVTKIDKTATGVSVSVEVGGKAEQLTAEKCIVAIGIVPNTEGVESVGLTLDRGHVVTDKHCKTNVPGLYAIGDVAGAPWLAHKASHEGIHAAEHIAGYKTPNVHSPIPGCTYANPQVASVGYTEAAAKAAGIDAKAGRFPFKVNGKAVAAGETEGFVKTVFDGKTGALIGAHMIGHEVTEMIQGFVTAITLEATEEDLHGIVYAHPTMSEAMHEASLDAYGRVLHI from the coding sequence ATGTCCACGGAATTCGATGTCGTCGTCATCGGCGCCGGTCCGGGCGGCTACGTCGCCGCCATCCGCGCCAGCCAGCTGGGCCTGAAGACGGCGATCGTCGAGCGTGAGAACCTGGGCGGCATCTGCCTGAACTGGGGCTGCATCCCCACCAAGGCGCTGCTGAAGTCCGGCGAGATCTTCGAACAGCTGTCGCACCTCGACAGCTACGGTCTGGCCGTCGAGAAGCCCTCGTTCGACTTCGCCAAGATCATCGAGCGCTCGCGCGGCGTCGCCAAGACCATGTCGGGCGGCATCGCCTTCCTGATGAAGAAGCACAAGATCGAGGTCATCGAGGGCGAGGCCAAGCTCGAGAAGGGCAGCCCCGCTCCGAAGGTCGTGATCGCGCTGAAGGCCGGCGGCAGCCGCACTGTCCAGGCCAAGAACGTGATCCTGGCCAGCGGCGCCCGCGCGCGCAACATCCCGGCCATCGGCGCCGTCTCGGACGGCGACAAGGTCTGGACCTACCGCGACGCCCTGGCGCCGAAGTCGATGCCCAAGTCGCTGGTCGTCATCGGCTCGGGCGCGATCGGCATCGAGTTCGCCAGCTTCTACCGCGCCCTCGGCGCCGAAGTGACCGTCGTCGAGGCCGTCGACCGCATCATGCCGGTCGAGGACGCCGAAGTGTCCAAGGCCGCCCAGAAGGCCTTCGAGAAGCGCGGCATCAAGTTCCGCATCGGCGCCAAGGTCACCAAGATCGACAAGACCGCCACGGGCGTGTCGGTCTCGGTCGAGGTCGGCGGCAAGGCCGAGCAACTGACCGCCGAGAAGTGCATCGTCGCCATCGGCATCGTTCCGAACACGGAAGGCGTCGAGTCGGTGGGCCTGACGCTCGACCGCGGCCACGTGGTCACCGACAAGCACTGCAAGACCAACGTGCCCGGCCTCTACGCCATCGGCGACGTCGCCGGCGCTCCCTGGCTCGCCCACAAGGCCAGCCACGAGGGCATCCACGCCGCCGAACACATCGCCGGCTACAAGACCCCGAACGTCCACTCGCCGATCCCGGGCTGCACCTACGCCAACCCGCAGGTCGCCTCGGTGGGCTACACCGAAGCCGCCGCCAAAGCCGCCGGCATCGACGCCAAGGCTGGCCGTTTCCCGTTCAAGGTCAACGGCAAGGCCGTGGCCGCGGGCGAGACCGAAGGCTTCGTGAAGACCGTGTTCGACGGCAAGACCGGCGCTCTGATCGGCGCCCACATGATCGGCCACGAAGTGACCGAGATGATCCAGGGCTTCGTCACCGCCATCACGCTGGAAGCGACCGAAGAAGACCTGCACGGCATCGTCTACGCGCACCCGACCATGTCGGAAGCCATGCACGAAGCCTCGCTCGACGCCTACGGCCGCGTCCTGCACATTTAA
- a CDS encoding pyruvate dehydrogenase complex dihydrolipoamide acetyltransferase: MSIDILMPALSPTMEEGTLAKWHVKVGDTVKAGDVIAEIETDKATMEVEAVDEGVIEAILVDAGTENVKVNALIAKLAGEGESPAPAPVAAPAAAVAEAPKAAAPSPAAAAAAAPAPAAPVAADGSRVFASPLARRLASAANLDLKSIKGSGPHGRVVKSDVEAAKSGGAPAAKAAPAPAAAASAPAAEPRKVQSLEQMGIPAGSYDLVPLDGMRKTIARRLTESFRDVPHFPLTIDIELDGLLAARAKINSLLEGQGVKVSVNDIVIKAAAVALKRVPEANASYTPEGIAMHKHADIAVAVAIDGGLITPIIRAAETKGLAQISAEMKDLAARAKAKKLKPEEFQGGTFSVSNLGMFGIKAFSSIINEPQGAIMSVGAGEQRPVVKNGQLAVATVMTVTLTCDHRVVDGAVGAKFLAAFKPLIEEPLTLIV; the protein is encoded by the coding sequence ATGTCGATCGACATCCTGATGCCCGCCCTGTCGCCCACCATGGAAGAGGGCACCCTCGCCAAGTGGCACGTCAAGGTTGGCGACACCGTCAAGGCCGGCGACGTCATCGCCGAGATCGAGACCGACAAGGCCACCATGGAAGTCGAAGCCGTCGATGAGGGCGTGATCGAAGCCATCCTGGTCGACGCCGGCACCGAGAACGTCAAGGTCAACGCGCTGATCGCCAAGCTGGCGGGCGAGGGCGAGAGCCCCGCGCCGGCTCCGGTCGCCGCGCCCGCCGCCGCTGTCGCCGAGGCCCCCAAGGCCGCCGCTCCGTCGCCCGCCGCCGCTGCTGCCGCCGCCCCGGCCCCGGCTGCTCCGGTCGCCGCCGACGGTTCGCGCGTCTTCGCCTCGCCGCTGGCCCGCCGCCTGGCTTCGGCCGCCAATCTCGACCTGAAGTCCATCAAGGGCTCGGGCCCGCACGGTCGCGTCGTCAAGTCGGACGTGGAAGCGGCCAAGAGCGGCGGCGCCCCGGCCGCCAAGGCCGCGCCGGCTCCGGCCGCCGCTGCTTCGGCTCCCGCCGCCGAGCCGCGCAAGGTGCAGTCGCTGGAGCAGATGGGCATCCCCGCCGGCTCCTACGACCTCGTGCCGCTGGACGGCATGCGCAAGACCATCGCGCGCCGCCTGACGGAAAGCTTCCGCGACGTTCCGCACTTCCCGCTGACGATCGACATCGAACTCGACGGCCTGCTGGCCGCCCGCGCCAAGATCAACAGCCTGCTGGAAGGCCAGGGCGTGAAGGTGTCGGTCAACGACATCGTCATCAAGGCCGCCGCCGTGGCGCTGAAGCGCGTGCCTGAGGCCAACGCCTCCTACACGCCCGAAGGCATCGCCATGCACAAGCACGCCGACATCGCCGTGGCCGTGGCCATCGACGGCGGCCTGATCACCCCGATCATCCGCGCCGCCGAGACCAAGGGCCTGGCCCAGATCTCGGCCGAGATGAAGGACCTGGCCGCCCGCGCCAAGGCCAAGAAGCTGAAGCCCGAGGAATTCCAGGGCGGCACCTTCTCGGTCAGCAACCTCGGCATGTTCGGCATCAAGGCGTTCTCGTCGATCATCAACGAGCCGCAGGGCGCGATCATGAGCGTCGGCGCCGGCGAGCAGCGTCCGGTGGTCAAGAACGGCCAGCTGGCCGTGGCCACGGTCATGACCGTGACCCTGACCTGCGATCACCGCGTGGTCGACGGCGCGGTCGGCGCCAAGTTCCTGGCGGCCTTCAAGCCGCTGATCGAGGAGCCGCTGACCCTGATCGTCTAA
- a CDS encoding AMP-binding protein: MPVVYKAEDGQKALFDALIDAKDKFGPKKPILEDQDRNPLTYTDLIRASFALGRKIAAMTKPGEHVGVLLPSGVGAVVVFFALHAFGRVPTMLNFTAGLRNIKAAVKLANVKHVLTAHKFIELGKLHDVVDAIDDLAKVVYLEDVRKTIGLTDKLFAAAAGAFPRQFRAPAKPSDKGVVLFTSGSFGAPRGVVLSQANLVSNAAQIAAHIPLDPNWVMFNPLPVFHCFGLTGGVILPLLQGMKAFEYPSPLHTKQIPPLIKDAKASLLLATDTFVNQYARASETDELGGLQFIVCGAEKVRDETHALIKERFGDVPVLEGYGATEASPVIAVNKPTDNRPGTVGGLLPGMETRIEPVEGIPEGGRFFVRGPNIMAGYLREDGGVDAPEGGWHDTGDVVTMTDDQWITIKGRVKRFAKIGGEMVSLTAAEDLAVAVWPSARHAVISMPDKKKGERLVLVTDCQSADAAPLVAHAQAIGAPELAVPRKILKITQVPVLGSGKTDYVAIQRMVEAAG; encoded by the coding sequence ATGCCGGTTGTTTACAAAGCGGAAGACGGCCAGAAGGCGCTCTTCGACGCCCTTATCGACGCCAAGGACAAGTTCGGGCCCAAGAAGCCGATCCTGGAGGACCAGGACCGCAACCCGCTGACCTATACCGACCTGATCCGGGCCAGCTTCGCGCTGGGCCGCAAGATCGCGGCGATGACCAAGCCCGGCGAGCACGTCGGCGTGCTGCTGCCTTCGGGCGTCGGCGCGGTCGTGGTGTTCTTCGCCCTGCACGCCTTCGGCCGCGTGCCGACCATGCTGAACTTCACGGCGGGCCTGCGGAACATCAAGGCCGCGGTGAAGCTGGCCAACGTCAAGCACGTGCTGACCGCCCACAAGTTCATCGAGCTGGGCAAGCTGCACGACGTGGTCGACGCGATCGACGACCTGGCCAAGGTCGTCTACCTGGAGGACGTGCGAAAGACGATCGGCCTGACCGACAAGCTGTTCGCCGCCGCCGCCGGGGCCTTCCCGCGCCAGTTCCGCGCCCCCGCCAAGCCGTCCGACAAGGGCGTGGTGCTGTTCACCTCGGGCAGCTTCGGCGCGCCGCGCGGCGTGGTGCTGAGCCAGGCCAACCTCGTGTCCAACGCCGCCCAGATCGCCGCGCACATCCCGCTCGATCCGAACTGGGTGATGTTCAACCCGCTGCCGGTGTTCCATTGCTTCGGCCTGACCGGCGGCGTGATCCTACCGCTGCTGCAGGGCATGAAGGCGTTCGAGTACCCTTCGCCGCTGCACACCAAGCAGATCCCGCCGCTGATCAAGGACGCCAAGGCCTCGCTGCTCCTGGCCACCGACACCTTCGTCAACCAGTACGCCCGCGCCTCCGAGACCGACGAGCTGGGCGGCCTGCAGTTCATCGTCTGCGGCGCCGAAAAGGTGCGCGACGAGACCCACGCCCTGATCAAGGAGCGGTTCGGCGACGTGCCGGTGCTGGAAGGCTACGGCGCCACCGAGGCCTCGCCGGTCATCGCGGTCAACAAGCCCACCGACAACCGCCCTGGCACCGTGGGCGGCCTGCTGCCGGGCATGGAGACCCGCATCGAGCCGGTCGAAGGCATTCCCGAGGGCGGCCGCTTCTTCGTGCGCGGCCCGAACATCATGGCCGGCTACCTGCGCGAGGACGGCGGCGTCGACGCCCCTGAGGGCGGCTGGCACGACACCGGCGACGTGGTCACCATGACCGACGACCAGTGGATCACCATCAAGGGACGCGTGAAGCGCTTCGCCAAGATCGGCGGCGAGATGGTGTCGCTGACCGCGGCCGAGGACCTGGCCGTGGCCGTGTGGCCCAGCGCTCGCCACGCCGTGATCTCGATGCCCGACAAGAAGAAGGGCGAACGCCTGGTGCTGGTCACCGACTGCCAGTCCGCCGACGCCGCGCCGCTCGTGGCCCACGCCCAGGCGATCGGCGCGCCGGAACTGGCGGTGCCGCGCAAGATCCTCAAGATCACCCAGGTGCCGGTGCTGGGCAGCGGCAAGACCGACTACGTCGCCATCCAGCGCATGGTGGAAGCCGCCGGCTGA
- a CDS encoding FtsB family cell division protein: protein MFARLQPYLPTAALLLLITYFVFHALTGERGLLSSSQRNADLAAKTMELKKIRAERMDLEARARLLRSGSLSADLLEERARSLLGYADPKDYVIRTRR from the coding sequence ATGTTCGCTCGACTGCAACCCTACCTGCCGACCGCGGCGCTCCTTCTCCTGATCACGTACTTCGTCTTTCACGCTCTGACGGGCGAGAGAGGCCTGCTTTCCTCGTCTCAACGCAACGCGGACTTGGCCGCCAAGACGATGGAACTTAAGAAGATCCGCGCTGAGAGGATGGACCTGGAGGCCCGGGCTCGTCTATTACGCAGCGGCAGCTTGTCGGCCGATCTCCTGGAGGAACGCGCGCGTTCACTCCTTGGATACGCCGATCCCAAGGACTACGTGATCCGCACCAGGCGCTGA
- a CDS encoding alpha/beta hydrolase, whose amino-acid sequence MRSHWNRRRLLAAGGSLALAGPASARADAGPEILDLWPNGAPGGERVTAVERRVAYNWPDGRVDYAVEGVTRPTLTLYPPTSGAPAKAAVLVVPGGGFSKVVIDKEGHDVACWLAANGVHAGVLLYRLPRDGWTAGADAPLQDAQRALRLLRAKAGVERTGALGFSAGGTIAAALASRGAAALYPHADALDASPSLPDFVGLGYPWLSWPQAPKRATPFHGFTAPTRAFLFHAEDDPKVDARNSRDAAQDIVAAGGQAELRIFPTGGHGFALRSRPPAPEAAWAEDFLRWLGRLDG is encoded by the coding sequence ATGCGATCGCACTGGAACAGACGACGTCTGCTGGCCGCCGGCGGAAGTCTGGCGCTGGCCGGCCCGGCATCGGCGCGGGCCGACGCCGGGCCGGAGATTCTCGACCTGTGGCCCAACGGCGCTCCGGGCGGAGAGCGGGTCACCGCCGTCGAGCGTCGCGTGGCCTACAACTGGCCCGACGGGCGGGTCGACTACGCCGTCGAGGGCGTCACGCGTCCGACCCTGACGCTCTATCCGCCGACCTCGGGCGCGCCCGCCAAGGCGGCGGTGCTGGTCGTGCCGGGCGGCGGCTTCAGCAAGGTGGTGATCGACAAGGAAGGCCACGACGTCGCCTGCTGGCTGGCGGCCAACGGCGTCCATGCGGGCGTCCTGCTCTACCGCCTGCCGCGCGACGGCTGGACCGCCGGCGCCGACGCCCCTCTGCAGGACGCCCAGCGGGCCTTGCGACTGCTGCGAGCCAAGGCCGGGGTCGAGAGGACCGGCGCCCTGGGCTTCTCGGCCGGCGGCACGATCGCGGCCGCCCTGGCCTCGCGCGGCGCGGCGGCGCTCTATCCGCACGCGGACGCGCTGGACGCCAGCCCTTCCCTGCCCGACTTCGTCGGCCTGGGTTATCCCTGGCTGAGCTGGCCGCAGGCGCCCAAGCGGGCGACGCCTTTCCACGGGTTCACCGCGCCGACCAGGGCCTTTCTGTTCCACGCGGAGGACGACCCCAAGGTCGACGCCCGCAACAGCCGCGACGCCGCGCAGGACATCGTCGCGGCGGGAGGCCAGGCCGAGCTGCGGATCTTCCCGACCGGCGGTCACGGCTTCGCCCTGCGCTCGCGGCCGCCGGCGCCCGAAGCCGCCTGGGCCGAGGACTTCCTGCGCTGGCTAGGCCGCCTGGACGGCTGA